The proteins below come from a single Leptospiraceae bacterium genomic window:
- a CDS encoding SpoIIE family protein phosphatase, with the protein MRRIKNKMMLSILPSMAVLLILLAITIAYYIYKSEQVNLLNRNLLTAKSYASQIDAFINRYSSIGETLSYSQVNYGSHSREEVSNLLKQITEKDKNILGSWVIYEPNAFDNKDFQNKNKLGHDSTGRFLPYWNRLKGDLLLEPVLDVDTSDFYIVPKNTKGVFIPTPFIYEGVLMMSFCYPIIKDKVFKGVAGLDISIETVKNLLKGFEENKIYKSNYALLVSDTGILISSSIPLFDDYILNKKTISQIATELSLSEYEDLAKEIFQRKEGYIKTKDPFTKEDVIAFYSPIKTGNLSIIVSISKSDLLANTLNAIYILICIGIISLIIIGTILYYLINTIIDPLNQLTDTVTEFGKQNFSKRSTIATNDEIGELAQNFNSMANSIQEYSNDMEKKIQKRTIELNSSLEQVTKLKFQQDGDYFLTSLLLKPFFKKNDSSRKFQLDFLIEQKKTFEFKRKQLSIGGDLCYTDNIFLNGKSYIVFLNGDAMGKSLQGAGGALILGSIFGTNIERNKSNNSLQSLSPERWLKNTFIDLHKTFETFDGLMLVSITMGLIEEETDVMYYINAEHPFTILFRDNYASFIEEEISLRKLGTPDLDGKLSIKTFKLKPNDVIFIGSDGKDDLVLNSGSTNARIINNDESLFLRIIEETEGDLKKIKEHLSKYGELMDDLSILRIEYIGQNVHETMQDRLTVANRQEAIELLETMRETNPRVLKHLAKLYLQEKDYEKAYSRVIEYISTDSSNTEVFYLASFVSLKLNRLSQSLGYIERCILRDPKNEKYSKLHSKIKEKLQIITNIERRKI; encoded by the coding sequence ATGCGTAGAATCAAAAATAAAATGATGTTATCTATTTTGCCGTCCATGGCGGTCTTGCTAATTTTACTTGCAATTACAATTGCTTATTATATATATAAGTCCGAACAAGTTAATCTTTTAAATAGAAATCTTTTGACTGCCAAAAGTTACGCGAGTCAAATTGACGCATTTATCAACCGTTACAGTTCGATTGGGGAAACTCTTTCTTATTCTCAAGTGAATTATGGCAGCCATTCAAGAGAAGAAGTTTCGAATTTATTAAAACAAATAACTGAAAAAGATAAAAATATTTTAGGATCTTGGGTTATATATGAGCCTAACGCATTTGATAACAAGGACTTCCAAAATAAAAATAAATTGGGACATGATTCCACAGGACGATTCCTACCTTATTGGAATCGTTTAAAGGGCGATTTATTACTCGAACCGGTATTAGATGTTGATACTTCTGATTTTTATATAGTTCCGAAAAACACCAAGGGTGTATTCATACCGACTCCCTTTATCTATGAAGGAGTGCTCATGATGTCTTTTTGTTATCCAATTATAAAAGATAAAGTATTTAAAGGAGTAGCAGGACTTGATATTTCTATAGAGACAGTAAAAAACCTTTTAAAAGGTTTTGAAGAAAATAAAATTTACAAATCAAATTATGCGCTTCTTGTCAGTGATACTGGTATATTAATTTCATCATCCATTCCTCTTTTCGACGATTACATTCTGAATAAAAAAACAATCAGCCAAATTGCTACTGAACTAAGTTTATCTGAATATGAAGACTTAGCAAAAGAAATTTTCCAAAGAAAAGAAGGTTATATCAAAACGAAAGATCCATTTACAAAAGAGGATGTAATTGCATTTTATTCTCCTATTAAAACCGGAAATTTAAGTATAATCGTGAGTATCTCTAAATCAGACTTACTTGCCAATACTCTAAATGCAATTTATATTCTAATTTGCATCGGTATAATTAGTCTTATCATAATCGGGACGATACTCTATTATTTAATCAACACGATCATTGATCCATTAAACCAACTCACCGATACTGTCACGGAATTTGGAAAACAAAATTTTTCAAAACGTTCTACTATAGCAACTAACGATGAAATTGGAGAACTTGCACAAAATTTCAACTCTATGGCGAACTCTATTCAAGAATACAGCAATGATATGGAGAAAAAAATTCAAAAAAGAACAATAGAGCTTAATAGTTCTCTGGAGCAAGTGACAAAATTAAAATTTCAACAAGATGGAGATTATTTCTTAACTTCTCTTTTATTAAAACCGTTTTTCAAGAAAAATGATAGCAGTAGAAAATTTCAATTAGATTTTTTAATTGAACAAAAAAAGACTTTCGAATTCAAACGCAAACAATTATCAATTGGAGGAGACCTTTGTTATACAGATAATATTTTCCTAAATGGAAAATCCTATATCGTATTTTTAAATGGGGATGCAATGGGCAAATCTTTGCAAGGTGCAGGTGGTGCATTAATTCTAGGTTCTATATTTGGGACAAATATAGAAAGAAATAAATCAAATAACAGCTTACAATCATTATCTCCTGAAAGATGGCTTAAAAATACTTTTATAGATCTACATAAAACCTTTGAAACATTCGACGGATTAATGTTAGTCTCCATCACAATGGGATTGATTGAAGAAGAAACCGATGTAATGTATTATATCAATGCAGAGCATCCATTCACAATTTTATTTCGAGATAATTATGCAAGTTTCATAGAGGAGGAAATTTCACTTCGAAAACTTGGGACTCCAGATTTAGATGGAAAATTATCCATCAAAACATTTAAATTAAAACCAAATGATGTTATCTTTATTGGATCGGATGGAAAGGATGACCTTGTATTGAACTCCGGCTCGACGAATGCCCGAATTATTAACAACGATGAATCTCTTTTTTTGCGGATTATAGAGGAAACAGAAGGAGATTTAAAAAAAATAAAAGAACATTTGTCTAAATATGGAGAACTAATGGATGATCTTTCTATTTTGCGCATAGAATATATAGGACAAAATGTCCATGAAACTATGCAAGATAGGCTAACGGTAGCTAACCGCCAAGAAGCCATCGAGTTATTAGAGACTATGCGCGAAACAAACCCTCGCGTTCTTAAACATTTAGCAAAATTATATTTACAAGAAAAAGATTACGAAAAGGCATATTCTAGAGTTATTGAGTATATTTCAACAGACTCAAGCAATACCGAAGTATTTTATTTAGCTTCTTTTGTCTCACTAAAACTCAATAGACTTTCACAATCCCTTGGATATATTGAAAGATGTATTTTGAGAGATCCTAAAAATGAAAAATATTCAAAATTACATTCAAAAATAAAAGAAAAACTACAAATAATTACAAATATAGAACGCAGGAAAATATAA
- a CDS encoding methyltransferase: MNLQKIEIAHTRNYFVYQGKRIFEKDFLEVLEFQHPGVAAVKTETGWFHIDTTGSAIYNHVYERTFGFYCDRAAVQEKNTSFHIDLDGLAAYKEKYFWCGNYQEGISVVKDFNQNYFHIDLEGNRIYREKYKYTGDFKEAIACICLDNGYFTHIDRKGVYLHGKFFRLLDVYHKGFARAMDEKGWFHIDRNGNQIYTERYSIIEPFYNGFAFCVRSDGKKIILNEEGKEKIL; encoded by the coding sequence ATGAACTTGCAAAAAATAGAAATCGCACATACTCGAAATTACTTTGTTTATCAAGGTAAAAGAATTTTCGAAAAAGACTTTCTAGAAGTCTTAGAATTTCAACATCCCGGAGTAGCTGCCGTTAAGACTGAGACTGGCTGGTTCCATATAGATACAACTGGGTCTGCCATTTATAATCATGTATACGAGAGGACATTCGGATTCTATTGTGACCGCGCGGCTGTGCAAGAGAAGAATACGTCCTTTCATATCGATTTAGATGGATTAGCCGCTTATAAAGAGAAATACTTCTGGTGCGGAAACTACCAAGAAGGCATTTCAGTCGTAAAAGATTTTAATCAGAATTACTTTCACATTGACTTAGAGGGAAATAGAATTTACCGAGAGAAATATAAATATACGGGAGACTTCAAAGAAGCAATTGCGTGCATCTGTCTGGATAATGGCTATTTTACTCATATAGACAGAAAGGGAGTATACTTACATGGAAAATTTTTCCGGTTACTTGATGTATACCACAAAGGATTTGCTCGCGCCATGGACGAAAAAGGTTGGTTTCATATTGATAGAAACGGTAACCAAATCTACACAGAGCGTTATTCTATCATCGAGCCATTCTATAACGGTTTTGCATTTTGTGTCAGATCAGACGGGAAAAAGATAATTCTAAACGAAGAGGGTAAGGAAAAAATTCTCTAG
- a CDS encoding methyltransferase — MNEEIKNELKSTFVSYWHSLALSAACKLNLFDLIDMGYNDSNSLVAKSNTNTIELMKLLEALLGLGYLNTTNGKYLLTEKGKFLTESHDESLKYACILWSEEHLTAWQNLTYTIQTGKPAFEEIFKDNFFSYLNQNPEQLKKYHNAIEEYARDDYSNINSIYNFQIHRGILEIGSGTGYLIHQICKNTNIQGYTLDLPEVLKIAPDRNNIEKIPGNFFKSIPKIADAILLARVLHDWNDEKARLILRNCAKSLPHNGRLYVIEILREQLKDKANLLNLNMSIVCNSQERTFNEYLSLLSAERFIFMERKQVNSIQSLLVFEKI; from the coding sequence ATGAATGAAGAAATTAAAAATGAATTAAAATCTACTTTTGTTTCTTATTGGCATAGTCTTGCGTTAAGTGCAGCTTGTAAGTTAAACCTATTCGACCTAATAGACATGGGGTATAATGATAGTAACTCACTCGTTGCTAAATCAAACACAAATACGATAGAACTTATGAAACTACTTGAGGCTTTACTCGGACTTGGTTACTTAAATACGACAAACGGGAAATACCTGCTAACCGAAAAAGGAAAGTTTCTAACTGAATCACACGACGAAAGCTTAAAATATGCTTGTATTCTATGGAGCGAAGAGCATTTAACTGCTTGGCAGAACCTCACCTATACAATTCAAACTGGCAAACCTGCATTTGAAGAAATATTCAAAGATAATTTTTTTTCTTATCTAAATCAAAATCCAGAACAACTTAAAAAATACCATAATGCGATAGAAGAGTATGCGCGGGATGACTATTCGAATATCAATTCGATTTATAATTTTCAAATCCATAGAGGCATTTTAGAGATTGGCTCTGGAACAGGTTATCTGATACATCAGATTTGTAAAAATACAAACATTCAGGGGTATACTCTTGATTTGCCGGAAGTTTTAAAAATTGCACCCGACCGAAATAATATTGAAAAGATACCAGGGAATTTTTTCAAATCGATTCCGAAAATCGCAGATGCAATTCTACTCGCAAGAGTTCTACACGATTGGAACGACGAGAAAGCTAGATTAATATTGAGAAACTGTGCGAAATCTTTACCGCATAACGGTAGATTGTATGTTATAGAAATTTTACGAGAACAACTGAAAGATAAAGCTAACCTTTTAAATCTAAATATGTCAATCGTCTGCAATAGCCAAGAGAGGACCTTCAATGAGTATCTGTCGTTATTATCCGCAGAACGTTTTATTTTTATGGAAAGAAAACAAGTCAACTCAATTCAATCCCTTTTAGTTTTTGAAAAAATATGA
- a CDS encoding radical SAM protein: MNQLFRITLDTNPEDCNLHCIMCEEHSEYSHFISNLKRETGISRRRMPVHWLDRIIAQAKDLGVTEIIPSTMGEPLLYSGFDALLELCEKYSLKLNLTTNGTFPKKSMQDWAKRLIPICSDIKISWNGSTKETAEQVMKGISFAKSIQNLKELIKYRDEYYSTNFYYCRITLQLTFLQNNMQELKDIIQLAAILGVDRVKGHHLWTHFKEIENLSMKSNLQNRTKWNEYVTEAYQSANTYLKKDGTKVLLENIFTFEENLVEKIPDHYKCPFLEKELWISATGKISPCCAPDLQRQNLGDFGNIESTSLSEVLESKVYRNLVTNYKEYPLCQNCNMRKPTL, translated from the coding sequence ATGAATCAATTATTTAGAATTACACTAGATACCAATCCAGAGGATTGTAACCTACACTGTATTATGTGCGAAGAACATAGTGAATACAGCCACTTTATATCCAACCTGAAACGAGAGACCGGTATCAGTAGACGAAGAATGCCTGTTCACTGGCTGGATAGAATTATTGCACAAGCAAAAGACTTGGGTGTAACTGAAATTATTCCCTCAACGATGGGAGAACCGCTCCTCTATTCTGGATTTGATGCGCTTTTAGAACTTTGTGAAAAGTATTCCTTAAAACTAAACTTAACAACAAACGGAACATTTCCCAAGAAGTCGATGCAAGACTGGGCAAAGCGGTTAATTCCCATTTGCTCTGATATAAAAATTTCATGGAACGGATCCACAAAAGAAACCGCAGAGCAAGTGATGAAAGGAATTTCTTTTGCTAAAAGTATACAGAATCTAAAAGAACTAATCAAGTACAGAGACGAATACTATTCTACAAACTTCTATTACTGTAGAATCACGCTACAACTTACTTTCCTGCAAAACAATATGCAGGAATTAAAAGATATAATCCAATTAGCCGCTATATTAGGTGTAGATCGAGTCAAAGGTCATCATCTATGGACTCATTTTAAAGAAATTGAAAATCTATCTATGAAATCTAACTTACAAAATAGAACAAAGTGGAATGAGTATGTTACCGAAGCATATCAATCAGCAAATACCTACCTAAAAAAAGACGGAACAAAAGTTTTACTGGAAAATATCTTTACTTTCGAAGAAAACCTAGTCGAAAAAATTCCAGATCATTATAAGTGTCCTTTTTTGGAAAAAGAATTATGGATTTCCGCAACCGGAAAGATTTCTCCTTGTTGTGCGCCTGACTTACAAAGACAAAACCTTGGAGATTTTGGGAATATTGAGTCCACTTCTCTCAGTGAAGTTTTGGAAAGCAAAGTCTATCGTAACCTAGTTACGAATTACAAAGAGTATCCTCTCTGTCAAAATTGTAATATGCGAAAGCCAACTCTATGA
- a CDS encoding glycosyltransferase gives MKILKVIHGYPPIFNAGSEVYSEMLCNELRKENEVIVFTREENPYLPEFHLRKEISERGVEIFFINIPRGKDGFRHPKMDSVFKNFIFAAKPDIAHIGHLNHLSTGIIDVLNEEQIPILYTLHDFWLLCPRGQFLQTNFGESEYYQVCDGQEDRKCATHCYNSYFTGISDTMEIEISNWTKWINSRMTEINRICEKIDLFLAPSRYLLQRYVNYSPIPKEKIKFIDYGFHLDRLQRVEDNRNTIFTFGYIGTHIPAKGVNLLIDAFKETSVKANLKIWGRENGQNTSSLKKKAESSKNKIEFMGEYQNEKISLEVFNCIDCLVVPSIWMENSPLVIHEAQQVRIPVITADQGGMKEFVEDGINGLLFKHRNLESLRDKMEYAATHPIQMKELAKRGYLYSTTGDIPSIEEHTKEIVKIYQSLL, from the coding sequence ATGAAAATACTGAAAGTAATTCATGGTTATCCTCCTATTTTCAATGCAGGATCAGAAGTATACAGCGAAATGCTTTGTAATGAATTGCGAAAAGAAAACGAAGTGATAGTTTTTACGAGAGAGGAAAATCCATATCTTCCAGAATTTCATCTACGAAAAGAAATTTCTGAAAGAGGTGTAGAAATTTTCTTTATCAATATTCCGAGAGGAAAAGACGGATTCAGACATCCCAAAATGGATTCTGTATTTAAAAATTTTATTTTTGCGGCTAAACCAGATATTGCGCATATTGGTCACTTGAATCATCTATCGACTGGAATAATTGATGTATTGAATGAAGAGCAAATTCCAATTCTCTACACCTTGCATGATTTTTGGTTACTATGTCCGCGCGGGCAATTTCTCCAAACAAATTTCGGTGAAAGCGAATACTACCAAGTATGCGATGGGCAAGAAGATAGAAAATGTGCAACACATTGTTATAATTCTTATTTTACAGGAATTTCAGATACAATGGAAATCGAAATTTCAAATTGGACAAAATGGATCAATTCCCGCATGACTGAAATCAATCGAATCTGCGAAAAGATAGATTTGTTCTTGGCCCCCTCTAGGTATCTATTGCAAAGATATGTAAATTATTCCCCGATCCCAAAAGAGAAAATCAAATTTATAGATTATGGATTTCACTTAGATAGATTGCAGCGAGTAGAGGATAATCGAAATACTATATTTACATTCGGCTATATTGGAACACATATTCCAGCAAAAGGAGTAAACTTACTCATAGACGCATTCAAAGAAACCTCAGTCAAGGCGAACCTAAAAATCTGGGGAAGGGAAAACGGACAGAATACAAGTTCTCTCAAAAAAAAGGCAGAGTCTTCTAAAAATAAAATTGAATTCATGGGAGAATACCAAAACGAAAAAATTTCGCTCGAAGTTTTTAATTGTATTGATTGCCTAGTCGTACCTTCCATTTGGATGGAGAATTCTCCCTTAGTCATTCATGAAGCCCAACAGGTACGAATTCCAGTCATCACAGCAGACCAAGGGGGAATGAAAGAATTTGTAGAGGACGGAATCAACGGTCTATTATTCAAACATAGAAACCTAGAATCACTCAGGGATAAAATGGAGTATGCCGCTACACACCCGATACAAATGAAGGAATTAGCCAAGAGAGGATACCTTTATTCTACCACAGGAGATATTCCCTCTATCGAAGAACATACAAAGGAAATTGTAAAGATTTACCAAAGCTTATTATGA
- a CDS encoding DUF4476 domain-containing protein translates to MKFKIFIFGIYLLASFGLFSQAVRSVGMTESSFTSLMSNFEDAIDSNKINILENMSSEKYSCYQAQKILITFSLGSYRVDAFKILATKIEDPENKGNIMTAFKDDIGSYKSEAYKVLNTIKVVTKQEIPAKSTVALKGKVSLIKKENNCENNDEETFYIEDKVIFAFSANKPVDTTSLEIWISNCKNNNDRSCYTPFSKKTEDILPDWNGLQYETPQSLKNILSNRGANNIPTKDQWYHFAIIIQNKIIAEKVFEIRNTCK, encoded by the coding sequence ATGAAGTTTAAAATTTTTATATTCGGTATATACTTGTTAGCTTCGTTCGGATTATTTTCGCAGGCGGTAAGAAGTGTAGGTATGACGGAATCGTCGTTTACAAGTTTAATGAGCAATTTTGAGGATGCTATTGATTCAAACAAAATAAACATTCTCGAAAATATGTCATCAGAAAAATATTCTTGTTACCAAGCTCAAAAAATTTTAATTACATTTAGTCTTGGTAGTTATCGAGTAGATGCTTTTAAAATTTTGGCAACAAAAATTGAAGACCCAGAAAATAAAGGCAATATAATGACTGCATTTAAGGATGATATAGGAAGCTATAAATCCGAAGCTTATAAAGTACTAAATACAATTAAAGTAGTTACGAAACAAGAAATCCCCGCCAAATCCACAGTAGCTTTAAAAGGAAAAGTCTCATTAATTAAGAAAGAAAATAATTGCGAAAACAATGATGAGGAAACTTTCTATATAGAGGATAAAGTTATATTTGCCTTTAGTGCCAATAAACCTGTCGACACAACTAGTTTAGAAATTTGGATTTCTAACTGTAAAAATAACAACGATAGATCTTGTTATACACCGTTTTCCAAGAAAACAGAAGACATATTGCCAGACTGGAACGGCTTACAATATGAAACCCCTCAATCCTTAAAAAATATCTTAAGTAATCGCGGAGCAAATAACATACCAACTAAAGATCAGTGGTATCACTTTGCGATTATTATTCAGAATAAAATCATCGCCGAAAAGGTCTTCGAGATAAGGAATACATGCAAGTAA
- a CDS encoding TIGR04452 family lipoprotein has translation MILSKFTIIVFFLAILNLVNCSNSSFYPLAINGTDAANRVKLAFSEINSINPTPYILANTSQTPSESDLQTQITKGMIIASISADNWTKDVVNTKKWYKEKDVDNCVASIRRTGIFAHLLTSNVSLNSSNYFQSLLSTALIPQLAAKACNLKPLSDLYIIRTGTEGKADNDEN, from the coding sequence ATGATACTTTCAAAATTCACAATCATAGTCTTTTTTTTAGCAATTCTAAATCTGGTAAATTGTTCGAACTCTTCTTTTTATCCTTTAGCAATTAACGGAACCGATGCTGCCAATCGTGTCAAACTTGCTTTTTCTGAGATCAACTCAATTAATCCAACTCCTTATATATTGGCAAATACATCACAAACACCTAGTGAATCAGACCTACAAACTCAAATAACAAAAGGAATGATAATAGCCTCTATTTCCGCCGACAACTGGACAAAAGATGTCGTAAATACCAAAAAATGGTACAAAGAAAAAGACGTGGACAATTGTGTGGCTTCTATTAGACGTACAGGTATTTTTGCCCATCTGCTAACATCAAATGTTTCTTTAAATTCATCAAATTACTTTCAATCTTTATTATCTACTGCTCTCATTCCACAACTTGCGGCTAAAGCTTGTAATTTAAAACCTTTGTCCGACCTTTACATAATTAGAACAGGAACAGAAGGGAAAGCGGATAATGATGAAAACTAG
- a CDS encoding acyl-CoA/acyl-ACP dehydrogenase codes for MATATIGLDKESALKSLAASGNLLEEITKGLATQCTVKGAISVGKMDENQYVFYQLSWMTAEQKIAEHFVSYAWDSSFGTGELEQEMAIVFAAEVVSHIRSELISKPVEYILTHEKVSAQLFNSSVNEFIQNSTKIEHYSRIIDTIQKVGHAGAYGLSEDHESFRETFHKFAEDVVKPHAEHVHRADDIIPQDIIDGLNDMGCFGLCIPETYGGIQPADKPDNISMLVVTEELSRGGLGIAGSLITRPEIVSKAILKGGTEAQKEKWLGKLASGEVMAAVAVTEPNYGSDVAGVIVTGTKVEGGWKINGVKTWCTFAGYANVLLVLCRTEADLDLKHKGLSILLAEKPRFLGHSFDHKQEGGGRMEGKAIGTIGYRGMHSFEVSFEDYFVPDENLVGGEAARGKGFYLQMEGFAGGRIQTAARANGVMQAAFEAGLRYATERQVFKKPIYEYNLTQYKLARMAMIIQASRQFTNFVARLMDDHKGQMEATLIKFYASKISEWVCREAMQIHGGMGYAEEYAVSRYFVDSRVFSIFEGAEEVMALRVIAKGLLEAKL; via the coding sequence ATGGCTACTGCAACAATCGGTTTAGATAAAGAATCAGCCCTTAAATCACTTGCCGCGTCTGGCAATCTTCTCGAAGAAATCACGAAAGGTCTAGCTACCCAATGCACTGTAAAAGGTGCGATTTCCGTTGGTAAAATGGACGAAAACCAGTATGTATTCTATCAACTTTCTTGGATGACCGCCGAACAAAAAATAGCGGAGCATTTTGTGAGTTATGCTTGGGACTCCTCTTTTGGAACTGGCGAGCTGGAACAAGAAATGGCGATTGTATTTGCCGCTGAAGTTGTTTCTCATATTCGTTCGGAGCTTATTTCAAAACCTGTCGAATACATCCTCACTCATGAAAAAGTTTCCGCACAACTTTTTAATTCTTCTGTCAATGAATTCATTCAAAATTCTACCAAAATCGAACACTACTCTCGCATCATCGACACCATTCAAAAAGTCGGTCATGCCGGAGCCTACGGACTTAGTGAAGACCATGAATCTTTCCGTGAGACTTTTCATAAATTTGCGGAAGATGTTGTTAAACCGCACGCAGAACATGTGCATCGGGCTGACGATATTATTCCACAAGATATTATTGATGGCTTAAATGACATGGGTTGTTTTGGTCTTTGTATTCCTGAAACTTACGGCGGAATTCAACCTGCTGACAAACCGGATAATATCAGTATGCTTGTGGTTACCGAAGAGTTGTCGCGCGGTGGTTTAGGGATTGCGGGAAGTTTAATCACAAGACCCGAAATCGTTTCTAAAGCAATTCTAAAAGGTGGGACAGAAGCCCAAAAAGAAAAATGGCTTGGTAAACTTGCTAGTGGTGAAGTCATGGCGGCTGTCGCTGTAACTGAACCGAATTATGGTTCGGATGTGGCCGGCGTGATTGTGACCGGAACCAAAGTAGAAGGCGGATGGAAAATCAATGGTGTAAAAACTTGGTGTACATTTGCCGGTTACGCAAACGTATTGTTAGTTCTTTGCCGCACAGAAGCAGACCTTGATTTGAAACACAAAGGTTTATCTATATTACTCGCTGAGAAACCTCGTTTCCTCGGACATAGTTTTGACCACAAACAAGAAGGTGGCGGTCGTATGGAAGGGAAGGCTATTGGAACTATCGGTTATCGTGGAATGCATTCTTTTGAAGTTTCTTTCGAAGATTATTTTGTTCCCGATGAAAACTTAGTAGGTGGTGAAGCCGCTCGTGGGAAAGGATTTTACTTACAAATGGAAGGATTTGCCGGTGGTCGTATCCAAACTGCCGCTCGTGCTAACGGAGTAATGCAAGCCGCTTTCGAAGCAGGTTTACGTTATGCGACAGAAAGACAAGTATTCAAAAAACCAATCTATGAATACAACCTAACACAATACAAACTCGCTCGTATGGCAATGATTATTCAAGCATCTCGTCAGTTTACCAACTTTGTAGCTCGTCTCATGGACGATCACAAGGGGCAAATGGAAGCTACCCTCATCAAGTTCTACGCATCTAAAATTTCTGAATGGGTTTGTCGCGAAGCAATGCAAATTCATGGTGGAATGGGTTACGCGGAAGAATACGCAGTGTCGCGTTATTTCGTAGACTCTCGCGTATTCTCTATCTTTGAAGGTGCTGAAGAAGTAATGGCGTTACGCGTTATTGCTAAAGGACTTTTAGAAGCTAAACTTTAG
- a CDS encoding STAS domain-containing protein, with amino-acid sequence MFNIGFSVNKNMKIELNVKYPYAIFRFEGKLGFSELVPIRAKLNPILKEAKYKIIFDLKDLESIDSSGVALLFHVAQETNSYKDGSFSLAAPGDFVKDVMVLSGIYNKFIIHESLEEAIK; translated from the coding sequence ATGTTTAATATAGGATTTTCTGTTAATAAAAATATGAAAATTGAACTGAATGTAAAATACCCATACGCCATCTTTCGTTTCGAAGGCAAACTTGGATTTTCTGAATTGGTTCCTATTCGTGCTAAGTTGAACCCGATTTTAAAAGAAGCAAAATATAAAATTATTTTCGATCTAAAGGATTTGGAGTCCATAGACTCCTCTGGTGTAGCACTTCTATTCCATGTCGCTCAAGAAACTAATTCTTATAAAGACGGATCATTCTCGTTAGCCGCTCCAGGCGATTTCGTTAAAGATGTCATGGTGCTCTCTGGTATTTACAATAAATTTATCATTCACGAATCTTTAGAAGAGGCGATTAAGTAA